Proteins co-encoded in one Candidatus Methylomirabilota bacterium genomic window:
- a CDS encoding exonuclease SbcCD subunit D gives MMSVTRFLHTGDWQLGMTHHFLSEGAQERYSQARVDAIRTMGRIAKEESCQFMLVCGDAFESNQV, from the coding sequence ATGATGTCCGTGACACGCTTTCTCCATACAGGCGATTGGCAGCTGGGTATGACCCACCATTTCCTCTCGGAAGGAGCCCAGGAGAGGTACAGCCAGGCGCGGGTGGACGCCATTCGGACCATGGGACGCATCGCCAAGGAGGAGAGTTGTCAGTTCATGCTGGTGTGCGGCGACGCCTTCGAGTCGAACCAAGTGGA
- a CDS encoding DUF5131 family protein, with protein MTLYETPYDLAYIQQVFAIMERTPWHTYQILTKRSERMAFVAPLLSWKGGKGDKSH; from the coding sequence TTGACCCTATATGAGACCCCATATGACCTCGCCTATATTCAGCAGGTCTTTGCAATAATGGAGCGGACGCCTTGGCACACATATCAGATATTGACCAAGCGCTCGGAACGTATGGCCTTCGTCGCACCATTGCTCTCGTGGAAGGGGGGAAAAGGGGATAAGTCCCATTAG
- a CDS encoding deaminase: MTDPVLTYMRLAVDEAKKSKAEDDRHHPKVGVVIVRDKVVLGSAHRGELEAGDHAEFTLLEKKLSEVELKGATLFTTLEPCTARGSHKPCLNWIVEKGIARVFIGMLDPNPRVHSQGSRKLREHGVEVMYFPMELREEIEADNLAFILQFRANPKLAGKAAFNYTDNDGLFTIGHGEWLFETNWTKASDVAFYVYNDPPSIAGVAVALDARNVSDLRDASVYNMSSRTRMPREGQFVVLRNANGYFAAIHIQDIKDRDGSDTEDELVFQYWILDDKTADFSAIAALPAGSDR, translated from the coding sequence ATGACTGATCCAGTTTTAACCTACATGCGCCTAGCTGTTGATGAGGCCAAGAAGTCCAAGGCCGAGGACGACAGGCATCATCCTAAGGTGGGTGTTGTCATTGTCAGGGATAAGGTGGTGCTCGGTAGCGCACACCGAGGCGAACTCGAGGCCGGAGACCACGCCGAGTTCACGCTGCTTGAAAAGAAGTTGTCCGAGGTCGAACTGAAGGGTGCGACTCTCTTCACAACACTAGAGCCGTGCACGGCGCGCGGCTCACACAAACCGTGCTTGAACTGGATCGTGGAGAAAGGAATAGCCAGAGTTTTCATCGGCATGTTGGATCCTAACCCACGGGTCCATAGCCAGGGTTCAAGGAAGCTTCGAGAGCACGGCGTTGAAGTCATGTACTTCCCAATGGAACTGCGGGAGGAGATAGAGGCGGACAATCTCGCGTTCATTTTACAGTTCCGGGCGAATCCAAAGCTAGCAGGCAAGGCGGCTTTCAACTACACCGATAACGATGGCCTGTTCACGATCGGTCATGGAGAGTGGCTGTTTGAGACAAATTGGACGAAGGCAAGCGATGTGGCGTTCTATGTGTACAACGATCCACCGAGCATCGCTGGAGTTGCTGTTGCACTAGATGCCCGCAACGTTTCCGACCTTCGTGATGCGAGCGTGTATAACATGTCGTCGCGCACTAGAATGCCACGGGAAGGCCAGTTTGTCGTACTAAGGAATGCGAACGGATACTTTGCTGCTATTCACATTCAGGACATAAAGGATCGCGACGGCTCCGACACCGAGGATGAGCTGGTTTTTCAATATTGGATTCTGGACGACAAGACAGCTGATTTTTCTGCGATTGCGGCGTTGCCGGCAGGGTCCGATCGGTAG